A genomic region of Arachis stenosperma cultivar V10309 chromosome 9, arast.V10309.gnm1.PFL2, whole genome shotgun sequence contains the following coding sequences:
- the LOC130947594 gene encoding ankyrin repeat-containing protein P16F5.05c isoform X1: MDEAEANTAVQALPEMMSANVEALLEAARYDDMDDVVILASNGVPLDSKDEQGRTALHMAAANGHIEIVEYLIGQGVDLNVANEEKNTPLHWACLNGHVEVVKKLIMAGANVGVLNSHERTPMDEAVTRGKLEVMDAINEAVALVELRCAMVSTQEPSS; encoded by the exons ATGGATGAGGCAGAGGCAAATACAGCAGTGCAAGCACTGCCTGAAATGATGTCAGCGAATGTGGAAGCCTTGCTTGAG GCCGCGAGGTATGATGACATGGATGATGTTGTGATCTTAGCATCTAATGGTGTTCCTCTTGATTCCAAGGATGAACAGGGTAGGACAG CTCTTCATATGGCTGCTGCTAATGGGCATATTGAAATTGTGGAGTACTTAATTGGTCAAGGTGTG GATCTTAATGTTGCAAACGAGGAAAAGAATACACCTCTTCACTGGGCTTGTCTCAATGGACATGTTGAG GTTGTGAAAAAGTTAATCATGGCTGGAGCTAATGTTGGTGTTTTGAACAG TCATGAGAGGACTCCAATGGATGAAGCTGTTACTAGAGGCAAACTAGAAGTGATGGATGCAATTAATGAAGCAGTCGCACTAGTTGAACTTCGTTGCGCAATGGTTTCTACACAAGAACCTTCAAGTTAA
- the LOC130947594 gene encoding ankyrin repeat-containing protein P16F5.05c isoform X2: protein MDEAEANTAVQALPEMMSANVEALLEAARYDDMDDVVILASNGVPLDSKDEQALHMAAANGHIEIVEYLIGQGVDLNVANEEKNTPLHWACLNGHVEVVKKLIMAGANVGVLNSHERTPMDEAVTRGKLEVMDAINEAVALVELRCAMVSTQEPSS, encoded by the exons ATGGATGAGGCAGAGGCAAATACAGCAGTGCAAGCACTGCCTGAAATGATGTCAGCGAATGTGGAAGCCTTGCTTGAG GCCGCGAGGTATGATGACATGGATGATGTTGTGATCTTAGCATCTAATGGTGTTCCTCTTGATTCCAAGGATGAACAGG CTCTTCATATGGCTGCTGCTAATGGGCATATTGAAATTGTGGAGTACTTAATTGGTCAAGGTGTG GATCTTAATGTTGCAAACGAGGAAAAGAATACACCTCTTCACTGGGCTTGTCTCAATGGACATGTTGAG GTTGTGAAAAAGTTAATCATGGCTGGAGCTAATGTTGGTGTTTTGAACAG TCATGAGAGGACTCCAATGGATGAAGCTGTTACTAGAGGCAAACTAGAAGTGATGGATGCAATTAATGAAGCAGTCGCACTAGTTGAACTTCGTTGCGCAATGGTTTCTACACAAGAACCTTCAAGTTAA
- the LOC130947594 gene encoding uncharacterized protein LOC130947594 isoform X3 — protein MDEAEANTAVQALPEMMSANVEALLEAARYDDMDDVVILASNGVPLDSKDEQGRTALHMAAANGHIEIVEYLIGQGVDLNVANEEKNTPLHWACLNGHVEVVKKLIMAGANVGVLNRFVTLLEFEAFQNS, from the exons ATGGATGAGGCAGAGGCAAATACAGCAGTGCAAGCACTGCCTGAAATGATGTCAGCGAATGTGGAAGCCTTGCTTGAG GCCGCGAGGTATGATGACATGGATGATGTTGTGATCTTAGCATCTAATGGTGTTCCTCTTGATTCCAAGGATGAACAGGGTAGGACAG CTCTTCATATGGCTGCTGCTAATGGGCATATTGAAATTGTGGAGTACTTAATTGGTCAAGGTGTG GATCTTAATGTTGCAAACGAGGAAAAGAATACACCTCTTCACTGGGCTTGTCTCAATGGACATGTTGAG GTTGTGAAAAAGTTAATCATGGCTGGAGCTAATGTTGGTGTTTTGAACAGGTTCGTCACGTTACTTGAGTTTGAAGCGTTTCAAAAT TCATGA
- the LOC130948156 gene encoding AT-hook motif nuclear-localized protein 17-like: MADHGITMSLSHTSDDDSSDHNTPATAAAVVSRRLPPSSSTGNHSYHHHLSEPPPQKKPRGRPPGSKNKPKPPVVITQESDHVMKPVVIEVAAGSDVVEAVVSFARRRQVSLSVLSGSGTIANVTLRHPYSHAPALTLHGPFTLLSFSGSYIAGPFTPSPRPLPLPLPLASPASASASTDASSAIPTPTCSSFAVSFSGSQGQIFGGVVAGTLVAASTVVVSASVFKRPEFHQVGEGVSAGGRDGDNKDDGDRHNNNYSNAGGGDHHGGCGAVVSENPLTVFNVGNGGGGGNGMNNSHPADVNVMQWGHTLSASRAANY; encoded by the coding sequence ATGGCTGACCATGGTATCACCATGTCACTTTCCCACACCTCCGACGACGACTCCTCCGACCACAACACCCCTGCCACCGCTGCTGCCGTCGTCTCCAGGAGGCTGCCACCCTCGTCCTCCACCGGCAACCATTCATACCACCATCACCTCTCCGAGCCCCCGCCCCAGAAGAAGCCACGTGGCAGGCCTCCGGGGTCCAAGAATAAGCCGAAGCCACCCGTGGTGATCACTCAGGAAAGCGACCACGTGATGAAACCGGTGGTGATCGAGGTTGCCGCCGGCTCCGACGTGGTGGAGGCGGTGGTGAGTTTTGCCCGCCGGCGCCAGGTAAGCTTGTCAGTGTTGAGTGGGTCAGGAACCATTGCGAACGTCACCTTACGTCACCCTTACTCACATGCTCCTGCATTAACCCTCCATGGACCCTTCACCTTGTTGTCGTTCTCTGGAAGCTACATCGCTGGCCCTTTCACTCCTTCACCtcgtcctcttcctcttcctcttcctcttgcCTCTCCAGCTTCCGCTTCCGCTTCAACGGATGCTTCCTCAGCCATCCCTACCCCCACCTGCTCCAGCTTCGCTGTTTCCTTCTCCGGTTCCCAGGGACAGATCTTCGGCGGGGTTGTGGCTGGGACACTCGTGGCGGCCAGCACGGTTGTGGTGTCGGCCTCCGTCTTCAAGAGGCCTGAGTTCCACCAGGTTGGCGAGGGTGTGAGTGCTGGTGGGCGTGACGGTGATAATAAGGACGATGGTGATCGTCATAATAATAACTACAGTAATGCAGGTGGTGGCGATCATCACGGTGGTTGTGGTGCAGTTGTGAGTGAGAACCCTCTTACTGTGTTCAATGTGGGGAATGGCGGTGGTGGAGGAAACGGCATGAATAATAGCCACCCTGCTGATGTGAACGTCATGCAATGGGGCCACACTCTCTCGGCTTCTCGCGCTGCCAATTACTGA